Proteins from a single region of Geothrix sp. PMB-07:
- a CDS encoding metallophosphoesterase, with translation MAFLIALILIVLVQWFHLRLLRLELPDRSQRWLPWALGLVHVPLIVFAFMRAAGMNSHNALPLLRSLARLAFYFQAFTVLHLIFGMVAEGVWRLSSPRKRDEPEQEEDTPEDAGRRAFLRTAAVASTGAAAALGVGGSRQAYGDPLITRLTLSFPDLPAGLDGLRLAQLSDLHSGPLVGAGTLRRWRELTERENPELLLFTGDLVDSRPDELQPLLEAFAGFIPPLGRFAVLGNHDFFDDPRPIWRDLENAGIRCLENASALIPRRGDTLAIMGLQDPMATNGRFRRMVFGPGPRPALAARDLPSEAFRICMNHRPSEWEQALAAGARLTLSGHTHGGQINPIPGFSSAHLIGPRTEGLFREGGDLLYVSRGLGVVGLPMRIGAPPEIVVITLKRG, from the coding sequence ATGGCCTTTCTGATCGCCCTCATTCTCATCGTTCTTGTCCAGTGGTTCCACCTCCGGCTGCTGCGGCTGGAGCTGCCGGATCGTTCCCAACGGTGGCTGCCCTGGGCCCTGGGGCTGGTGCATGTGCCACTGATCGTCTTCGCCTTCATGCGGGCTGCGGGGATGAACAGCCACAACGCGCTGCCCCTGCTGCGCTCCCTCGCCCGCCTGGCCTTCTACTTCCAGGCCTTCACAGTGCTGCACCTGATCTTCGGCATGGTGGCCGAAGGGGTCTGGCGCCTGAGTTCTCCCCGCAAGAGGGACGAACCCGAGCAGGAAGAAGACACGCCTGAAGATGCTGGCCGCCGCGCCTTCCTCCGCACGGCGGCCGTGGCCAGCACCGGAGCCGCCGCCGCTTTGGGCGTGGGCGGCTCGCGGCAGGCCTATGGCGATCCCTTGATCACGCGCCTCACCTTGTCCTTCCCCGATCTGCCTGCTGGCCTGGATGGCCTCCGGCTGGCCCAACTCAGCGATCTGCACTCCGGCCCCCTGGTAGGTGCGGGCACCCTCCGCCGCTGGCGCGAACTCACCGAGCGCGAGAATCCGGAGCTGCTGCTCTTCACTGGCGATTTGGTGGACAGTCGGCCCGACGAGTTGCAGCCCTTGCTCGAGGCCTTTGCGGGATTCATTCCCCCTCTGGGCCGCTTCGCGGTGCTGGGAAACCATGATTTCTTCGACGATCCCCGCCCCATCTGGCGGGATCTGGAAAACGCTGGCATCCGCTGCCTGGAGAACGCCTCGGCCCTCATTCCGCGTCGCGGAGACACCTTGGCGATCATGGGGCTCCAGGATCCCATGGCCACCAATGGCCGCTTCCGCCGCATGGTCTTCGGACCTGGCCCCCGGCCTGCCCTGGCCGCCCGGGATCTGCCTTCGGAGGCCTTCCGCATCTGCATGAACCACCGTCCCAGCGAGTGGGAACAGGCCCTGGCGGCCGGGGCCCGGCTCACCCTTTCGGGCCACACCCACGGCGGCCAGATCAACCCCATCCCCGGTTTCAGCAGCGCCCACCTCATCGGCCCCCGCACTGAAGGGTTGTTCCGCGAAGGCGGCGATCTGCTCTACGTGAGCCGGGGCCTTGGCGTGGTGGGCCTGCCCATGCGCATCGGCGCTCCGCCGGAAATCGTCGTCATCACCTTGAAGCGCGGCTAG
- a CDS encoding sigma 54-interacting transcriptional regulator: MRLELGLQVLERRADQRLAQHLLALQVIADRAQSPRHQRRLGELWPHTDTASAPTTALLVDGWLAQRGLPTWIAWEEKGALHTLGAGDPPPEGTLSRLAKDGSLAPFLQNGWVWRGHPLFWEGCPVGAVLLGQRPDTPPVPPSEPLLLAPWISDLRAQRPSASPLDPGLLLTDGSDPMASVLRELDRVAGSELPVLILGPTGSGKELAAGEVHQRSGRQGPLVAVNCSAFAEGLLESELFGHVKGAFTDAHRDRRGAIEMARGGTLFLDEVADLSPRLQSLLLRVLQEREIRRVGSDHAVKVDVRFVAATHRPMEDLAAAGSFRRDLLFRLQGAVLNLPALCERRHEFPFLLPHLTLRAAEAVKRPVPALAPGLAQALSRLPWPGNVRELLHALERAILRCEDGALRPRHFPELDVPLLQSRTWDEATRTFQRRLLLDTLQACQFRVAEAAEILGLARPALYATAKRLGIDLVAERLAKP; encoded by the coding sequence ATGAGGTTGGAACTGGGACTGCAGGTTCTGGAACGTCGGGCGGACCAGCGGCTGGCCCAACACCTGTTGGCGCTTCAGGTCATTGCCGATCGGGCCCAATCGCCTCGGCACCAACGGCGCCTGGGAGAGCTTTGGCCTCATACAGACACGGCGTCCGCACCCACAACCGCCTTGCTGGTGGATGGGTGGCTGGCCCAGCGCGGCCTTCCGACCTGGATCGCCTGGGAGGAGAAGGGCGCCCTGCATACGCTCGGCGCCGGGGATCCACCCCCCGAAGGCACCCTCAGTCGGCTGGCGAAGGATGGCAGCCTTGCTCCCTTCCTGCAGAACGGGTGGGTGTGGCGAGGCCACCCACTGTTCTGGGAGGGATGTCCGGTGGGGGCTGTGTTGCTGGGCCAACGCCCGGATACGCCTCCAGTTCCCCCCTCGGAACCCCTGCTCCTCGCGCCTTGGATCTCGGACCTGCGCGCCCAGCGACCCTCCGCCTCCCCTCTTGATCCGGGCCTTCTGCTGACAGACGGCAGCGACCCCATGGCCAGTGTGCTTCGAGAGTTGGACCGGGTGGCGGGATCAGAGCTGCCGGTATTAATCCTGGGCCCCACGGGCAGCGGCAAGGAACTGGCAGCTGGCGAGGTCCACCAACGCTCGGGACGCCAGGGGCCCCTAGTGGCCGTCAATTGTTCCGCCTTCGCCGAAGGCCTGCTGGAATCAGAGCTCTTCGGCCATGTGAAGGGCGCCTTCACGGATGCCCACCGGGACCGGCGCGGCGCCATCGAGATGGCCAGGGGCGGCACACTGTTCCTGGATGAGGTGGCGGACCTGTCGCCGCGACTGCAGTCCCTGCTTTTGCGGGTGCTCCAGGAGCGGGAAATCCGCCGGGTGGGATCGGACCATGCCGTGAAGGTGGATGTGCGGTTCGTGGCGGCCACCCACCGCCCCATGGAGGATCTGGCCGCAGCCGGATCCTTCCGGCGGGATCTGCTCTTCCGGTTGCAGGGTGCTGTTCTGAACCTGCCCGCCCTGTGCGAGCGGCGCCATGAATTCCCTTTTCTCCTGCCCCATCTCACGCTCCGGGCCGCCGAAGCGGTGAAACGACCGGTACCGGCCCTGGCACCGGGGCTGGCACAGGCGCTGTCCCGCCTCCCCTGGCCTGGCAATGTGCGGGAGCTGCTGCACGCCCTCGAACGGGCCATCCTCCGCTGCGAGGATGGCGCCCTGCGGCCGAGGCATTTTCCTGAGCTCGACGTGCCCCTGCTTCAGTCCCGCACCTGGGACGAAGCCACCCGCACCTTCCAGCGGCGCCTGCTGCTGGACACCCTGCAGGCCTGCCAGTTCCGCGTGGCCGAGGCGGCCGAGATCCTCGGCCTCGCCCGACCGGCGCTCTACGCCACCGCCAAGCGGCTGGGCATCGACCTGGTGGCCGAACGCCTAGCCAAGCCCTAA
- a CDS encoding RNA polymerase sigma factor: MMEALLTESDLIQRAAQGDSDAFGDLVQPHLALFHNGILRILGNSADAQDALQDALLSIHRDLPRFEGRSRFSSWGYKICMNAALMFRRSRVRIQDMERPEPLALGPFDAKGHHTETDHRPEWQVEAQAHDLVERGELRDCLMRALDELPDSQRIVFVLKDLEDWEMEDIARHLQLAPGTVRQRLHRARVLLQARLRDHVLGGRS; the protein is encoded by the coding sequence ATGATGGAAGCCCTCCTGACCGAAAGTGACCTGATCCAGCGAGCCGCCCAGGGCGACTCCGATGCCTTCGGCGACCTCGTGCAACCCCACCTCGCCCTCTTCCACAACGGCATCCTGCGCATCCTGGGCAACAGCGCCGACGCCCAGGACGCGCTGCAGGATGCCCTGTTGAGCATTCACAGGGATCTGCCCCGGTTCGAGGGACGCAGCCGTTTCAGTAGTTGGGGCTACAAGATCTGCATGAACGCGGCCCTGATGTTCCGGCGGAGCCGGGTGCGCATCCAGGACATGGAGCGTCCGGAACCCCTGGCCCTTGGCCCCTTCGACGCCAAGGGCCACCACACGGAAACCGATCACCGGCCGGAATGGCAGGTGGAGGCTCAGGCCCACGATCTGGTGGAACGCGGGGAGCTGCGTGACTGCCTGATGCGGGCTCTGGATGAACTGCCGGATTCGCAGCGCATCGTCTTCGTGCTGAAGGATCTGGAAGATTGGGAGATGGAGGACATCGCCCGGCATCTCCAGCTGGCGCCGGGCACCGTGCGCCAGCGGCTCCATCGGGCCCGGGTGCTGCTGCAGGCACGCTTGCGCGACCATGTCCTGGGAGGCCGTTCATGA
- the mutL gene encoding DNA mismatch repair endonuclease MutL, producing the protein MSRIRILSDQVANQIAAGEVVERPSSVLKELVENALDADARHIEVAWEEGGKRLLEVADDGSGMARDDLYLALERHATSKVRTAEDLGHLGTFGFRGEALPSIASVSRFDLTSAESEGAGHCLRSEFGVIKGVAPATRSRGTTVSVRDLFAQLPARRRFLKSTDTEHAQLWGVVARLALSSPGVHWTIRPDRGSPLVLPPVEDAGHRLAPLLGEKLGRLVPFVNGERPWQLQGFVSPPDLSFRDRNHLYLFVNGRAVRDRLLLAALSEAWSGTFAKGSYPAAVLFLELPPEAVDVNVHPTKAEVRFREPQRVFAWVRGAAEEAWAKLRGGLASVLELPPKPLDAEFELDPSRRMEPQHPRLWSDHSGGGLGAYQALASAFPASPVDRAYTYEPTPSRVAESTRQETDIRYLGAFQQTYLLAEIHGSQGPELWIVDQHVAHERVLFERLFLRRHAPAIQPLLPPQVVQVGPEALARLGPFLAELAAAGVDAEPFGSDALVVRGLPDFLVDRDPQALLEDLLERLEREGRIDLDAFRRDLNAELACRAAIKKHHGLPPELALGLIRDLLACEVPNTCPHGRPIIKKLTLEDLDRSFGRRL; encoded by the coding sequence ATGTCCCGCATCAGGATTCTCTCCGACCAAGTGGCCAACCAGATCGCCGCCGGAGAGGTGGTGGAGCGGCCCTCTTCCGTGCTCAAGGAGCTGGTGGAGAACGCCTTGGATGCTGATGCCCGCCACATCGAGGTGGCCTGGGAAGAGGGCGGCAAACGGCTGCTGGAAGTGGCCGACGATGGCTCGGGCATGGCCCGGGATGACCTCTACCTGGCTCTGGAACGCCATGCCACCAGCAAGGTGCGCACAGCGGAAGATCTCGGGCATCTGGGCACCTTCGGCTTCCGGGGCGAGGCCCTGCCCAGCATCGCCAGCGTGAGCCGCTTTGATCTGACCAGTGCCGAATCCGAAGGGGCTGGCCACTGTTTGCGTTCGGAATTTGGCGTCATCAAGGGCGTTGCGCCGGCCACGCGGAGCCGGGGTACCACGGTGTCGGTGCGGGATCTTTTCGCCCAGCTCCCGGCGCGGCGGCGCTTCCTGAAATCCACCGACACCGAGCACGCGCAGCTCTGGGGCGTGGTGGCGCGCCTCGCACTCAGCTCGCCCGGCGTCCACTGGACCATCCGGCCCGACCGGGGTTCACCGCTGGTGTTGCCTCCGGTGGAAGACGCGGGCCACCGCCTGGCGCCCCTGCTGGGCGAGAAGCTGGGCCGCCTGGTGCCCTTTGTGAATGGCGAGCGCCCCTGGCAGCTGCAGGGCTTTGTCTCGCCGCCGGATCTGAGTTTTCGCGACCGCAACCACCTCTACCTCTTCGTGAATGGGCGGGCCGTGCGGGATCGGCTGCTGCTGGCCGCGCTGTCAGAGGCCTGGTCCGGTACCTTCGCCAAGGGCTCGTACCCAGCGGCAGTGCTCTTTCTGGAATTGCCACCCGAAGCGGTGGACGTGAACGTGCACCCCACCAAGGCCGAAGTGCGCTTCCGCGAGCCCCAGCGCGTGTTCGCTTGGGTGCGGGGCGCCGCCGAAGAAGCCTGGGCCAAGCTGCGGGGCGGCCTGGCCTCGGTGCTGGAGCTGCCGCCCAAACCGCTGGACGCGGAGTTCGAGCTGGATCCCTCCCGCCGGATGGAACCCCAGCATCCGCGGCTCTGGTCGGATCATTCGGGTGGCGGCCTGGGCGCCTACCAGGCCCTGGCCTCGGCGTTTCCGGCTTCGCCCGTCGACCGCGCCTACACCTATGAGCCCACGCCCTCGCGTGTGGCCGAATCCACCCGTCAGGAGACGGACATCCGCTACCTGGGCGCCTTCCAGCAGACCTACCTGTTGGCGGAAATCCACGGCAGCCAGGGCCCCGAACTCTGGATCGTGGATCAGCATGTGGCCCATGAGCGGGTGCTCTTTGAGCGGCTGTTCCTGCGCCGCCACGCCCCTGCCATCCAGCCCCTGCTGCCGCCCCAGGTGGTGCAGGTGGGCCCCGAGGCCCTGGCGCGGCTGGGGCCCTTCCTGGCCGAACTGGCCGCCGCGGGCGTGGATGCCGAGCCCTTTGGTTCGGATGCGCTGGTGGTGCGGGGCCTTCCCGATTTTCTCGTAGACCGTGATCCCCAGGCCCTATTGGAGGATCTGCTGGAGCGCCTGGAACGGGAGGGCCGTATCGATCTGGATGCTTTCCGTCGCGATCTCAACGCCGAGTTGGCCTGCCGCGCCGCCATCAAGAAGCATCACGGCCTGCCCCCGGAACTGGCCCTGGGCCTCATCCGCGACCTGCTGGCCTGCGAGGTGCCCAACACCTGTCCCCATGGGCGGCCCATTATCAAGAAGCTGACGCTGGAGGATCTCGACCGCAGTTTTGGACGTCGGTTGTAG